Part of the Flavobacterium alkalisoli genome is shown below.
AAAGTACTTTTACTATAAATTCTTTTAAAACAAATCAGCCTTTGTCAAAAAATCATTTTACCTTTACCGAAAGTAAATATCCTAATTATTACATTAATAGATTAGACTAGTTTTCCGGTGAAAATCTTAGACCGCTATATCCTCAAATCGTTTGTCACGACATTTGCTACAGTATTTATTATCCTGTTCTTTATATTTATTTTACAGGGAATATGGCTGTTTATTGCCGAACTTGCAGGGAAAGACCTTGATGTTTGGCTAGTTACAAAATTCCTTTTGTTTTATTCTCCTAAAATGATTCCGCTGGTATTACCACTATCAATACTATTAGCCGGAATTATGACTTTTGGAAGTTTTGCCGAAAACTATGAGTTTGCTGCCATGAAATCTTCCGGTATTTCTCTTGGGCGAGCCATGAGGGGGCTTACCATATTCATTTTCGGATTAAGTATTGTTGCATTCATATTTGCAAATAATGTTATCCCAAAGGCTGAATATAAGTTTGTTAACCTTAGAAAAAACATAATACAACGACAACCGGCTATGGCTATCGTTGAAGGACAATTCAATTCCATTGGCGATAACTTTAATATAAAAGTTAGCAAAAAGTCTGGCGAAAAAGGGGAAAAACTTACCGATGTAACTATTCATAAAAGAGGAAAAGGAGAAGCTCAGGCAACTATAATAAGAGCTAAGAATGGTTTACTTAAAAGTAACGAATCCTCTAATCTTTTACAGCTTGAACTTTTTGATGGTTACTATTATGAGGAACTTAAATCTAAGAACTCAAGAGAACAACAAAAAGCTCCGTTTGCTAAAAGTACCTTCTCTAAACAGATTATGAATATTGACCTTTCCATGTTGAATAATAATGATATGGATGAGGAAAAGATTTCACAAACAAACGGAATGCTTAACATCAGTGAGCTTAATTATACTCTGGATTCACTGGAAAACAATTATACCAAAGAAGAGCGTTCTATAACCGACAATGTGGTAAAACGCACTTCTAATGCACTTTCCAGAAAAACGAGCTATACAGAAAGGGACTTTAGCCATATTGAAAAACTTCCTGATTCTGTAAAAACAGATAAAAACGACCTTTTAAGTCTTATGGTCGATTCCAAAAAACAAAGAATACTGGATATAGCCATTAATAACACTAGTAGTAGTGCAAATATCATTAAACAGAGTATTAATGCTCAAAATGAAAGAATGAAGAACATTAATAACCACTGGCTGGCATTATACGAAAAGTTTGTAATTGCTTATGCCTGTCTTTTAATGTTTTTTATAGGTGCACCTCTTGGAGCTATTATCCGTAAAGGAGGTATTGGATTACCAATAGTATTTGCCGTAATCATATTTATCGTATTCCACTTTATAAATACTTTTGGTAAGAAACTGGCGCAGGAAAACGGCATCCCTCCTTTTTTAGGATCATGGATGTCATCAATTGTATTAACACCTCTGGCAATATTACTAACATACAGAGCCACTAATGATATAGGCATGATTAATATGGATGCAATTATGCTTCCGTTGCAAAAAGCCGTAATGAAATTATTTAAGATTAAATCAAACGAAGAATAAAATGTCTGCTGAGCATATAAAACTAAATACTATAGAAGAAGCTATAGAAGATATTCGCAACGGTAAAGTTATTATTGTTGTTGATGATGAAGATCGTGAAAATGAAGGAGATTTTCTTGCCGCTGCCGATAAGGTTACACCAGAAATGATAAACTTTATGGCAACACACGGAAAAGGACTTATATGTACTCCCCTAACCGAAAAGCGCTGTAAAGAACTTGAGCTGAATGTTATGGTTACTAACAACACCGATAGTATGCAGACTGCCTTTACAGTTTCTATAGACCTTAAAGGTAATGGTGTTACTACTGGTATTTCTGCTCACGACAGGGCTAAAACCGTAGAAGCTTTGGTAGACCCTACAACAAAACCAAGCGATTTAGGGAGGCCTGGGCACATTTTCCCTCTTATAGCTAAAGAAGGTGGTGTATTAAGGAGAACAGGCCATACAGAAGCCGCTATTGACTTTGCAAGGCTTGCCGGTTTTAGACCTGCAGGTGTAATTTGTGAAATAATGAACGATGATGGCTCAATGGCCAGGTTACCGCAGTTATATGAAGTAGCTAAAAAATTTGACCTTAAACTGGTATCTATAGAAGACCTTGTTGCATATAGAATGCAGCATGACAGCCTTATCCAGAAAAAAGAAGATTTTGAAGTAGAAACCAGATTTGGCACTTTCCGTATAAGGGCTTATCTGCAAACTACAAATAAACAAGTGCATGTTGCCCTTACAAAAGGCAGCTGGAACATAGGTGAACCTGTTTTAACCCGTATTAACTCTACACAGGTTAATAACGACATTTTAGGCACGCTAACAAACGACGCCGACAGAAAGCTTGATAATATGTTTCAACGTATAAATAAGGAAGGTAAAGGCGCGATACTATTCATAAATCAGGAAATTCAACCATCTGAACTTTTAACCCGTATAAAAGAGTTAAAGGAATTACAGTCAAAAGGCATCAATAAAGCTCCACAAATTAAAATGGATGTGAAGGATTTTGGTATCGGAGCACAGATTTTACATGACATTGATATCTCAAAAATACGCCTTCTTACGAACTCTACACAAACAAAACGTGTAGGTATGATAGGCTACGGACTGGAAATTACCGAGTATGTGGAATATTAAGAAAAAATATTTTTTTCTTAACCATAAGTAAATGAAAGGCTTAAAAAACAGTACGAAAATATTTTACTTTTTTTACCTAAAATGTTTTTGAAAACCGGAAAAGCTTTCTATATTTGCACCGCAATCAGGGAATGAGAGCGACATACTGGAGAAATGGCAGAGCGGTCGAATGCGGCGGTCTTGAAAACCGTTGACTGTAACAGGTCCGGGGGTTCGAATCCCTCTTTCTCCGCGAAAGGAAGTTTCAAAAGAAACTTTACAAGTCAAAAAACCTTAAAACACTAGTGTTTTAAGGTTTTTTTGTTTTTAGATATATTCTAAAACACACATATAATATCAAAGGATAGTTACTTTTTTAGTTACTTTCTAAAATCAACCTTTTTTAGGGATTAAAAAAAGTAACTAATTAACGGAATTCGCTGAGATTCCTAGGGACTCATGAAATTTTCAATTCAATTTGAATATTAATTAAATTTCATAGTTATGTTAAAAGTAATTTTTTACATCAAAGCAGAGAAGTATCTAAATGGAGAAAACCCTATTTTTTCCAAAATCTCCTACAACAACAAATCAATTACATTAAGCACAGGAAAATCCATCTCTAAAGAACGATGGCAATCTACCAATAAACTTAGAAACGTATTAAAAATTGAAAAAGAAAAAGTGCTAAAGCAATCATTAGACTTGTATCAATTAAGGATTGAGAAAAAATTTCTAGAATTATACAAAACAGATTTAAATGTATCATTAATTGACTTAAAGAAACAAATTAAAGGTAAGCCTAAATTAAACATCAAGTCAGCGGGCATTCTTGAAATATTTGATAAATATAATTTAAGTTTCAAAAAGAGGGTGGCAATCGGTGAGCGGGCCCCGGCATCATTACAAAAATATAATCGATCAAAAGACCTTGTTAAAGAATTCATTAAAAATAAATATAATTTAAACGACTATCCAGTAAATGAAATAAATGGTGCTTTTATATATAATTTAGAGTCTTTCTTAAAATATGATAGTAAATACAAGTACAAAAAGTGTATTAAAAATAACTCAGTAGTTAAATATTTTAAAAACTTTAAAACTGTATGCAACTATGGTATTAAACTAGAATTAATAAAAACCCTTTTGACATATATGATGGAAAAATCACCGTTAAAGATGCTATATATTTAAATCAACAAGAATTAGATTTAATAGAAAATAAAATATTCAATACAGAAAGATTAGAAAAGGTAAAAGATATTTTCTTATTTAGTTGTTATACTGGTTATGCTCCTATAGATGCATGTAATTTAACTGAAAGGAATCTTTACAAAGACAATGATGGGAACTTATGGATTAAAACTCATCGGACTAAAACTTCTATAAAAGCTAATATAAAGAAAGCCCCTATCAAAAGGGGCTTTAATAATTCTATTAATACCTAAAACATACCGGATCATTATCTCCGACCCTAATCTTTAATACAAAAATTAAATAGGCTAATCCGTAATCGTCGGTAATTTGAAGGTATCGGTCTGGATATTGGCCGCATAGGCCTCATAAAGGCTCTTTAGTTTTTTATATTCTTCCGAATCTCTGTCATACTTTGCCAGCTGCTCTTTCAGTCGTTGTCCCTTACGGTTATATATGGAGTCATTATAGAGTTTCATAGCATCCTGTAGTGCTCCGGTTACCTCTCCGGTCTTGTCTTCAGGACCATAGAATTTCTTAAGTAGTGAAGCTGTTGCCAATGTTGGTGCAAATCCCTCCAGGTCCTGTCTTTTCCTTCCGTCCAGAAGAATAATCAAATAAGGTGCTTTGCCTTTATACACAGTACCGCTCTGCTTATCCACAAGTCGCAGTTTTTTATTTCCCGGGGTTCCTGACAGGTCTACCTTAAGGTTTTTGAACTCATCAAGGTCATTATTGTTGCAGATGATAAATTCCCTAGGTTCGGTTGGCGGAATAATCGGTGAATCAAATTTAACCTCAATCGAAGAGGACAGATTTGGTCTTCCCGAAAACAGTGCATCGCCAAGTTTGGAGCCGATATTTACCAGTTGAGAACCACCCAGCAGATAAGGTGCTGCCGGTAAAAAGACTGGGATGCCTGCCGCCG
Proteins encoded:
- a CDS encoding LptF/LptG family permease, whose amino-acid sequence is MKILDRYILKSFVTTFATVFIILFFIFILQGIWLFIAELAGKDLDVWLVTKFLLFYSPKMIPLVLPLSILLAGIMTFGSFAENYEFAAMKSSGISLGRAMRGLTIFIFGLSIVAFIFANNVIPKAEYKFVNLRKNIIQRQPAMAIVEGQFNSIGDNFNIKVSKKSGEKGEKLTDVTIHKRGKGEAQATIIRAKNGLLKSNESSNLLQLELFDGYYYEELKSKNSREQQKAPFAKSTFSKQIMNIDLSMLNNNDMDEEKISQTNGMLNISELNYTLDSLENNYTKEERSITDNVVKRTSNALSRKTSYTERDFSHIEKLPDSVKTDKNDLLSLMVDSKKQRILDIAINNTSSSANIIKQSINAQNERMKNINNHWLALYEKFVIAYACLLMFFIGAPLGAIIRKGGIGLPIVFAVIIFIVFHFINTFGKKLAQENGIPPFLGSWMSSIVLTPLAILLTYRATNDIGMINMDAIMLPLQKAVMKLFKIKSNEE
- the ribB gene encoding 3,4-dihydroxy-2-butanone-4-phosphate synthase, translated to MSAEHIKLNTIEEAIEDIRNGKVIIVVDDEDRENEGDFLAAADKVTPEMINFMATHGKGLICTPLTEKRCKELELNVMVTNNTDSMQTAFTVSIDLKGNGVTTGISAHDRAKTVEALVDPTTKPSDLGRPGHIFPLIAKEGGVLRRTGHTEAAIDFARLAGFRPAGVICEIMNDDGSMARLPQLYEVAKKFDLKLVSIEDLVAYRMQHDSLIQKKEDFEVETRFGTFRIRAYLQTTNKQVHVALTKGSWNIGEPVLTRINSTQVNNDILGTLTNDADRKLDNMFQRINKEGKGAILFINQEIQPSELLTRIKELKELQSKGINKAPQIKMDVKDFGIGAQILHDIDISKIRLLTNSTQTKRVGMIGYGLEITEYVEY
- a CDS encoding phage integrase SAM-like domain-containing protein, which gives rise to MLKVIFYIKAEKYLNGENPIFSKISYNNKSITLSTGKSISKERWQSTNKLRNVLKIEKEKVLKQSLDLYQLRIEKKFLELYKTDLNVSLIDLKKQIKGKPKLNIKSAGILEIFDKYNLSFKKRVAIGERAPASLQKYNRSKDLVKEFIKNKYNLNDYPVNEINGAFIYNLESFLKYDSKYKYKKCIKNNSVVKYFKNFKTVCNYGIKLELIKTLLTYMMEKSPLKMLYI